A single genomic interval of Cervus elaphus chromosome 19, mCerEla1.1, whole genome shotgun sequence harbors:
- the LOC122675815 gene encoding eukaryotic peptide chain release factor subunit 1-like has product MADDPSAADRNVEIWKIKKLIKSLEAARGNGTSMISLIIPPKDQISRVAKMLADEFGTASNIKSRVNRLSVLGAITSVQQRLKLYNKVPPNGLVVYCGTIVTEEGKEKKVNIDFEPFKPINTSLYLCDNKFHTEALTALLSDDSKFGFIVIDGSGALFGTLQGNTREVLHKFTVDLPKKHGRGGQSALRFARLRMEKRHNYVRKVAETAVQLFISGDKVNVAGLVLAGSADFKTELSQSDMFDQRLQSKVLKLVDISYGGENGFNQAIELSTEVLSNVKFIQEKKLIGRYFDEISQDTGKYCFGVEDTLKALEMGAVEILIVYENLDIMRYVIHCQGTEEEKILYLTPEQEKDKSHFTDKETGQEHELIESMPLLEWFANNYKKFGATLEIVTDKSQEGSQFVKGFGGIGGILRYRVDFQGMEYQGGDDEFFDLDDY; this is encoded by the coding sequence ATGGCGGACGACCCCAGTGCTGCCGACAGGAACGTGGAGATCTGGAAGATCAAAAAGCTCATTAAGAGCTTGGAGGCGGCCCGCGGCAATGGCACAAGCATGATATCGTTGATCATTCCTCCCAAAGACCAGATTTCACGAGTGGCAAAAATGTTAGCAGATGAGTTTGGAACTGCATCTAACATTAAGTCACGAGTAAACCGCCTTTCAGTCCTGGGAGCCATTACATCTGTACAACAAAGACTCAAACTTTATAACAAAGTACCTCCAAATGGCCTGGTTGTTTACTGTGGTACAATTGTaacagaagaaggaaaggaaaagaaagtcaaCATTGACTTTGAACCTTTCAAACCAATTAATACATCATTGTATTTGTGTGACAACAAATTCCACACAGAGGCTCTTACAGCACTACTTTCAGATGATAGCAAGTTTGGCTTCATTGTAATAGATGGTAGTGGTGCACTTTTTGGCACACTCcaaggaaatacaagagaagtcCTGCACAAATTCACTGTGGATCTCCCAAAGAAACATGGTAGAGGAGGTCAGTCAGCCTTGCGTTTTGCCCGTTTAAGAATGGAAAAGCGACATAACTATGTTCGAAAAGTAGCTGAGACTGCTGTGCAGCTGTTTATTTCTGGGGACAAGGTGAATGTGGCTGGTCTCGTTTTAGCTGGATCAGCTGACTTTAAAACTGAACTAAGTCAATCTGATATGTTTGATCAGAGGTTGcaatcaaaagttttaaaattagttgATATATCTTATGGTGGTGAAAATGGATTCAATCAAGCTATTGAATTATCTACTGAAGTCCTCTCCAACGTGAAGTTCATTCAAGAGAAGAAATTAATAGGGCGATACTTCGATGAAATAAGCCAGGACACGGGCAAGTACTGTTTCGGAGTTGAAGATACACTAAAGGCTTTAGAAATGGGAGCTGTAGAGATTCTAATAGTCTATGAAAATCTGGATATCATGAGATATGTTATTCATTGCCAAGgcacagaagaggagaaaattcTCTATCTAACTCCAGAACAAGAGAAGGATAagtctcattttacagacaaagagaCAGGACAAGAACATGAGCTGATTGAGAGCATGCCCcttctggagtggtttgccaacAACTATAAAAAATTTGGAGCTACTTTGGAAATTGTCACAGATAAGTCACAAGAAGGATCCCAGtttgtcaaaggatttggtgGAATTGGAGGTATCTTGCGGTACCGAGTAGATTTCCAGGGAATGGAATACCAAGGAGGAGATGATGAATTTTTTGACCTTGATGACTACTAG